Proteins from a genomic interval of Medicago truncatula cultivar Jemalong A17 chromosome 3, MtrunA17r5.0-ANR, whole genome shotgun sequence:
- the LOC25481010 gene encoding uncharacterized protein, translated as MCPLRLILIFLSATLAGFFVLRNFRSQRKIDDDDEDAVSNAKISDSSNPSSNQNSKVRAALESGFWTFLDMASGRYLWRHMVSSS; from the exons atgtgcccTTTGAGGCTAATTCTCATATTCTTGTCAGCAACACTCGCAGGATTCTTTGTCCTCAGAAATTTCCGATCTCAGCGTAagatcgatgatgatgatgaagatgctGTTTCTAACGCTAAAATCTCAGATTCTTCTAATCCTTCGTCAAATCAAAATTCTAAG gTTCGTGCTGCGTTAGAATCTGGGTTTTGGACTTTTTTGGATATGGCTAGTGGTCGTTATCTTTGGAGGCATATGGTATCTTCATCTTGA